One genomic region from Ruficoccus amylovorans encodes:
- a CDS encoding GAF domain-containing SpoIIE family protein phosphatase: protein MIWLLLSFGVGLFVGAFVGWLFYIRQRRRNVQLDEEKQLVHQEKQIVVEFMHNLVEAIGAGVGREELFQHIVHASILSTGALSACIFERTGKDKLRGIAVEGLFPPQHPLPQKSRDRLATRSKFIEQILKSEVFEMGEGLIGSVARTGKAVLIEDAGSDPRVIQHEDPALKVRSLVVAPIAFRSKILGVLAVANPADGLAFNEADFSLVQSLAEQAAMAIHNSDLMEMQIEKSKLDLDISVASSIQGMILPQTFPDNPALEIDAYYRPAQKIGGDLYNVIKLDESRVGLAIADVSGKGVPASLLMTICQTNLRHFAQAFRSPSEVLKAMNREMSEEIRRDMFITIIYAIIDTARDTLTLARAGHELPLICTHSGSEAKPELNFVGSEGMALGMVPPDIFDYVIEDRTVPFKRGDIAVFYTDGVTESIDDEGTEFASNRLAECVRVLRDRPAKQINSGIVSTVERYTGQASFADDLTLITVKHT, encoded by the coding sequence ATGATCTGGTTGCTGTTGTCTTTCGGGGTAGGGCTTTTTGTCGGCGCGTTTGTCGGTTGGCTCTTCTATATCCGTCAGCGGCGCAGAAACGTCCAGCTCGACGAGGAAAAGCAGCTCGTCCATCAGGAGAAGCAGATTGTGGTCGAGTTCATGCACAACCTGGTCGAGGCCATTGGTGCGGGGGTGGGGCGTGAGGAGCTTTTCCAGCATATCGTGCATGCCTCAATCCTGAGCACCGGCGCGCTCAGCGCGTGCATCTTCGAGCGCACTGGCAAGGACAAGCTGCGCGGCATCGCGGTGGAGGGCCTGTTTCCGCCGCAGCACCCCTTACCGCAGAAGTCGCGCGACCGGCTGGCCACGCGCTCGAAGTTCATCGAGCAGATTCTCAAGTCCGAGGTTTTTGAAATGGGCGAAGGGCTGATCGGCTCGGTTGCCCGCACGGGCAAGGCCGTTTTGATTGAGGATGCCGGGAGCGACCCGCGCGTCATTCAGCACGAGGACCCGGCGCTGAAGGTGCGCTCGCTGGTGGTCGCGCCCATCGCCTTCCGCTCGAAGATTCTCGGCGTGCTGGCGGTGGCGAACCCCGCCGACGGCCTGGCCTTTAACGAGGCGGACTTTTCGCTCGTGCAGTCGCTGGCAGAGCAGGCCGCGATGGCCATTCACAACTCCGACCTGATGGAAATGCAGATCGAGAAGAGCAAGCTCGACCTCGACATTTCCGTGGCCAGCAGCATCCAGGGGATGATCCTGCCGCAGACCTTTCCGGATAATCCGGCGCTGGAGATTGATGCCTATTACCGCCCGGCGCAGAAGATCGGCGGCGACCTCTACAACGTGATCAAGCTCGACGAGAGTCGCGTGGGGTTGGCTATCGCGGACGTGTCGGGCAAGGGCGTTCCGGCCTCGCTGCTGATGACGATTTGCCAGACAAACCTGCGGCACTTCGCGCAGGCCTTCCGCAGCCCCTCCGAAGTCCTCAAGGCCATGAACCGTGAGATGTCCGAGGAAATCCGGCGCGACATGTTCATCACGATCATTTACGCGATCATCGACACAGCCAGAGACACGCTTACCCTGGCCCGTGCCGGTCACGAGCTGCCGCTGATCTGCACGCACTCCGGTTCCGAAGCCAAGCCGGAGCTGAACTTCGTCGGCTCGGAAGGCATGGCGCTGGGCATGGTGCCGCCTGACATTTTCGACTACGTGATCGAGGACCGCACGGTGCCCTTCAAGCGCGGGGACATCGCGGTGTTTTACACCGACGGGGTGACGGAGTCCATCGACGACGAGGGGACGGAGTTCGCCTCGAACCGGCTGGCCGAGTGCGTGCGCGTGCTGCGTGACCGCCCCGCGAAACAGATCAACAGCGGGATCGTCTCCACGGTCGAGCGTTACACCGGGCAGGCCAGCTTCGCCGACGACCTTACGCTCATCACTGTAAAGCACACGTAA
- a CDS encoding STAS domain-containing protein, with protein sequence MADNDTPVFLVDGYSDPALLRIQGRASYLNCAPVSDFFKHMLAEGRTHVVVDFAGCTAMDSTFLGILAGAAMDFRKQKPPGKLTLVRLGERNLELVRNLGLHRILEVDADGRSLSFDVDRAQTVATTTDGPPHASAESMLRAHEHLVEADKGNLKKFQDVLAYLRLQVEKDKEADSE encoded by the coding sequence ATGGCAGATAACGACACACCTGTTTTTCTTGTCGATGGTTATTCCGACCCGGCCCTGTTGCGTATACAGGGCCGGGCCAGTTACCTTAACTGTGCGCCTGTTAGTGACTTCTTCAAGCACATGCTGGCAGAGGGGCGCACGCACGTCGTGGTGGACTTCGCCGGGTGCACGGCGATGGACAGCACCTTTCTCGGCATCCTGGCCGGAGCCGCGATGGACTTCCGCAAGCAGAAGCCGCCGGGCAAGCTCACGCTGGTCCGGCTCGGCGAGCGCAACCTCGAACTCGTCCGCAACCTTGGCCTGCACCGCATCCTGGAGGTGGACGCCGACGGGCGCAGCCTGAGCTTCGATGTGGACCGGGCGCAGACCGTGGCCACAACCACGGACGGCCCTCCCCATGCCTCGGCCGAGAGCATGCTGCGCGCGCACGAGCACCTCGTGGAGGCGGACAAGGGTAACCTGAAGAAATTCCAGGATGTGCTCGCCTACCTGCGGCTCCAGGTCGAGAAGGACAAGGAAGCCGACAGCGAGTAA
- a CDS encoding PilW family protein, producing the protein MTLLATVRSHRRTRAFTLTEMMVTVGVIGLLMAGLMTFYQDSLVTMFESEKKSLINMDMRSITEEMTKEARNANHFVMYESFNQDFRNVPADAQQSDEYFYDPNGWSTDYLSGDASDAGVPAENVDSDFDPASYFRKRDGESGDFLLLITYGDDLSPYDTGTGTRYPDDVDYTKPVVKLVGYFRSVENASAQTGPVRKFTVYPTGSNRFKPIEELIPRPELASTFPVVIELSKGLANQRLFYNFRDTSIMVNGQIIHGSNAKRVTDTYNFTISPRG; encoded by the coding sequence ATGACACTCCTTGCCACAGTCCGCTCCCACCGTCGCACCCGCGCCTTTACGCTGACGGAGATGATGGTCACGGTCGGCGTGATCGGCCTGCTCATGGCCGGGCTGATGACCTTTTACCAGGACTCGCTCGTCACCATGTTCGAAAGCGAAAAGAAATCGCTCATCAACATGGACATGCGTTCGATCACCGAGGAAATGACCAAGGAGGCCCGCAACGCCAACCACTTCGTCATGTATGAGTCTTTTAATCAGGATTTCCGTAACGTCCCGGCCGATGCCCAGCAGAGTGACGAGTATTTCTACGACCCCAATGGCTGGTCCACGGATTACCTGTCCGGAGACGCCTCGGATGCCGGCGTCCCGGCGGAGAACGTCGATTCGGACTTCGACCCGGCCAGCTATTTCCGCAAGCGCGACGGCGAGTCCGGTGACTTCCTGCTCCTGATTACCTACGGTGACGACCTCTCCCCCTACGACACCGGCACCGGCACCCGCTACCCCGACGATGTCGATTACACCAAACCCGTGGTCAAGCTCGTGGGCTATTTCCGCTCCGTCGAAAACGCCTCCGCCCAGACCGGCCCGGTCCGCAAGTTCACTGTCTATCCCACCGGCAGCAATCGCTTCAAGCCCATTGAGGAGCTTATCCCCCGCCCCGAACTGGCCTCCACCTTTCCCGTCGTCATCGAGCTTTCCAAGGGTCTGGCTAACCAGCGACTCTTTTACAACTTCCGGGACACCAGCATCATGGTCAACGGACAGATCATCCACGGCTCCAATGCCAAGCGCGTGACCGACACCTACAACTTCACCATATCACCCAGGGGGTAA
- the acnA gene encoding aconitate hydratase AcnA, with product MTASNDPFNARKELMVAGKKAGVYYALSSLEEAGLGDIKKLPVSIRIVLESLLRNCGQAGVDEADVKRLATWNATQPSENEIPFIVSRIVLQDFTGVPLLVDLAAMRDAVADLNKDPGLIEPLVPVDLVVDHSVQVDRAGTVNAFKDNLKIEFERNRERYEFLKWGQQAFETFSVVPPAIGIIHQVNLEYLARVVFQKQVDGETILYPDTLVGTDSHTTMINGIGIVGWGVGGIEAEAGMLGQPIAFQTPEVIGVNLTGKLKEGVTATDLTLRITEMLRAEKVVGKFVEFHGEGAAALTLADRATIANMAPEYGATMGFFPVDEKSLDYLRATGRTEEQIELVKAYYEAQGMFGIPKKGDVTYTKVLDLDLESIVPSVAGPRRPQDRIDMPKLKNTFQSLLEKPAAEGGFGVKPEDFDRRATVKAARAEARWQDDGGAPTATEMLPDIGHGSVLIAAITSCTNTSNPSVMLAAGLLAKKAVEAGLTVDSTVKCSLAPGSRVVTDYLNETGLQPYLDQLGFNLVGYGCTTCIGNSGPLDPAIEEAITEGDLVAASVLSGNRNFEARVHGSIKANFLMSPPLVVAFALAGTVNINLDEEPLGKGKDGQDVYLKDLWPSHEEIQENILKGLKPEMFREKYSTINEANPEWNAIPITEGDVYKWNGDSTYIQLPPFFEGFTTEPGKIAPLTNMRPLALLGDSVTTDHISPAGSFKPETPAGRYLVEKGVEPKDFNSYGSRRGNDRIMTRGTFANVRIKNRMADGKEGGFTKLQPEGEVTTIFDACQEYKKRKTPLIVFGGVDYGMGSSRDWAAKGTALLGVRAVVAKSFERIHRSNLIGMGVMPLCFKEGEGIDTLGLDGTETFSLAIGEDMKPGQDVTLEITKADGSASTATLKLRIDTAIEVEYYRHGGILPYVLRNLI from the coding sequence ATGACTGCATCCAACGATCCGTTCAACGCCCGCAAGGAACTCATGGTCGCCGGCAAAAAGGCCGGGGTCTATTACGCGCTCTCGAGCCTCGAAGAGGCCGGATTGGGTGACATTAAAAAGCTGCCCGTGAGCATCCGCATCGTGCTGGAGTCCCTCCTGCGCAACTGCGGACAGGCCGGGGTGGACGAGGCCGATGTCAAGCGCCTCGCCACCTGGAACGCCACTCAACCCTCCGAAAACGAAATCCCCTTTATCGTCTCGCGGATCGTTTTGCAGGACTTTACCGGGGTGCCGCTGCTGGTCGATCTCGCCGCCATGCGCGACGCTGTGGCCGATCTGAACAAGGACCCGGGCCTGATCGAGCCGCTCGTGCCGGTTGACCTCGTGGTTGACCACTCCGTGCAAGTGGACCGCGCCGGGACCGTCAACGCCTTCAAGGACAACCTCAAGATCGAGTTCGAGCGCAACCGCGAGCGCTACGAGTTCCTCAAGTGGGGGCAGCAGGCCTTCGAGACCTTCTCGGTCGTCCCGCCCGCCATCGGCATCATCCACCAGGTCAACCTGGAGTACCTCGCCCGCGTGGTCTTCCAGAAACAGGTGGACGGCGAAACCATTCTTTACCCCGACACCCTTGTCGGGACCGACTCGCACACCACCATGATCAACGGTATCGGGATCGTGGGCTGGGGTGTGGGCGGCATCGAGGCCGAAGCCGGGATGCTCGGCCAGCCCATCGCTTTCCAGACGCCGGAAGTCATCGGCGTCAACCTGACCGGCAAGCTCAAGGAAGGCGTCACCGCGACCGACCTGACCCTGCGCATCACCGAAATGCTCCGCGCCGAAAAGGTGGTGGGCAAGTTCGTCGAGTTCCACGGGGAAGGCGCTGCCGCCCTGACCCTGGCCGACCGCGCCACCATCGCCAACATGGCCCCCGAGTACGGCGCGACGATGGGCTTCTTCCCGGTTGATGAAAAGTCCCTCGACTACCTGCGCGCCACTGGCCGCACCGAGGAACAGATCGAACTGGTCAAGGCTTACTACGAGGCCCAGGGCATGTTCGGCATCCCGAAGAAGGGCGATGTCACCTACACCAAGGTGCTCGACCTCGACCTTGAGAGCATCGTCCCGTCCGTGGCCGGCCCCCGCCGTCCGCAGGACCGGATCGATATGCCCAAGCTCAAGAACACTTTCCAGTCGCTGCTCGAAAAGCCCGCCGCCGAAGGTGGCTTCGGCGTCAAGCCGGAGGACTTCGACCGCCGCGCGACCGTCAAGGCCGCCCGCGCCGAGGCTCGCTGGCAGGATGACGGTGGCGCGCCGACCGCGACCGAGATGCTTCCCGACATCGGGCACGGCTCCGTCCTGATCGCGGCCATCACGAGCTGCACGAACACCTCGAACCCCTCCGTCATGCTGGCCGCCGGCCTGCTGGCGAAGAAGGCGGTCGAGGCGGGCCTGACCGTTGACTCGACGGTCAAGTGCAGCCTGGCTCCCGGCTCGCGCGTGGTCACCGACTATCTGAACGAGACGGGCCTCCAGCCCTACCTCGACCAGCTCGGGTTCAACCTCGTGGGCTACGGCTGCACGACCTGCATCGGCAACTCCGGCCCGCTCGACCCGGCGATTGAAGAAGCCATCACCGAGGGCGACCTCGTGGCGGCCAGCGTGCTTTCGGGCAACCGCAACTTCGAGGCCCGCGTGCACGGTTCGATCAAGGCGAATTTCCTCATGTCGCCGCCGCTGGTGGTGGCCTTCGCGCTGGCCGGGACGGTCAACATCAACCTCGACGAGGAACCCCTCGGCAAGGGCAAGGACGGCCAGGACGTTTACCTGAAAGACCTCTGGCCCAGCCACGAGGAAATCCAGGAAAACATCCTCAAGGGCCTCAAGCCCGAGATGTTCCGCGAGAAGTACTCGACCATCAACGAGGCCAATCCCGAGTGGAACGCCATCCCGATCACCGAGGGCGACGTTTACAAATGGAACGGAGACTCGACCTACATCCAGCTCCCGCCGTTCTTCGAGGGCTTCACGACCGAGCCGGGCAAGATCGCGCCGTTGACCAACATGCGTCCGCTGGCGCTGCTTGGCGACTCCGTGACCACGGACCACATTTCTCCCGCCGGTTCCTTCAAGCCCGAAACCCCCGCTGGTCGCTACCTGGTGGAAAAGGGTGTCGAGCCGAAGGATTTCAACTCCTACGGATCGCGTCGCGGTAACGACCGGATCATGACCCGCGGCACCTTCGCCAACGTGCGAATCAAGAACCGCATGGCCGACGGCAAGGAAGGCGGCTTCACCAAGCTCCAGCCCGAGGGCGAAGTGACCACGATTTTCGATGCCTGCCAAGAATACAAGAAGCGGAAAACCCCGCTGATCGTCTTCGGCGGCGTGGACTACGGGATGGGCAGCTCCCGCGACTGGGCGGCCAAGGGCACCGCGCTGCTGGGCGTGCGCGCTGTGGTGGCCAAGTCCTTTGAGCGTATCCACCGCAGCAACCTGATCGGCATGGGCGTCATGCCCCTGTGCTTCAAGGAGGGCGAGGGCATTGACACCCTCGGGCTCGACGGCACGGAGACCTTCTCGCTGGCCATCGGCGAGGACATGAAGCCCGGTCAGGACGTGACGCTGGAGATCACCAAGGCCGACGGTTCCGCCTCGACGGCCACGCTGAAGCTGCGTATCGACACGGCCATCGAGGTCGAGTACTACCGGCACGGCGGTATCCTTCCCTACGTTTTAAGGAACCTCATCTAA
- a CDS encoding SAM-dependent methyltransferase has product MPAPIFEALRQAADPAGHLSYAGFTRLALYHPEHGYYHRQRERVGRNEQSDFYTAASLGGVFADLLLEAIGQLAPAPLESFSLVELGVEAGRGTLAGQAGRFAFTHEIGSGQSMDLPERAIVFANELLDAQPFHRFGFIEGQWREYGVLVGPDGLSEVLLPRPSAEAEEFLATLPPSGEGYRLDISLEAETLLARIARQVRSGLLVFFDYGRSWPGLLEETPAGSARAYHRHEASTDLLARPGEQDLTCHVCWDRLADTLTANAWPGAKLETQEAFFVKHAAPAIERIITAPGNTFDPKKQTLKELIYPGHMGRKFQVMSVCKPDA; this is encoded by the coding sequence ATGCCCGCACCGATTTTTGAAGCCCTCCGCCAAGCCGCCGATCCCGCCGGACACCTTTCCTATGCCGGGTTCACCCGGCTGGCACTTTACCACCCCGAACACGGCTACTACCACCGCCAACGCGAGCGCGTGGGCCGCAACGAGCAGAGCGACTTTTACACCGCCGCGAGCCTCGGCGGAGTCTTCGCCGACCTGCTGCTGGAGGCCATCGGCCAGCTCGCCCCCGCACCGCTGGAGAGTTTTTCTCTCGTCGAGTTGGGGGTCGAGGCAGGCCGGGGCACATTGGCCGGGCAGGCCGGGCGTTTCGCCTTCACCCACGAAATCGGCAGCGGCCAGAGCATGGATCTGCCTGAGCGCGCCATCGTCTTCGCCAACGAGTTGTTGGACGCCCAACCCTTTCACCGCTTTGGCTTCATCGAAGGCCAGTGGCGCGAGTACGGCGTCCTCGTCGGCCCCGACGGCCTGAGCGAAGTTCTCCTCCCCCGCCCCAGCGCCGAAGCTGAAGAATTTCTGGCCACGTTGCCCCCCTCCGGCGAGGGCTACCGGCTGGACATCTCGCTGGAGGCGGAAACGTTGCTGGCCCGGATCGCCCGGCAGGTCCGCAGCGGGTTGCTGGTGTTTTTCGACTACGGGCGCAGTTGGCCCGGCCTGCTGGAGGAGACCCCCGCCGGAAGCGCGCGCGCCTACCACCGCCACGAGGCAAGCACGGATCTGCTGGCCCGGCCCGGCGAACAGGACCTGACCTGCCATGTCTGCTGGGACCGGTTGGCCGACACGTTAACCGCCAACGCCTGGCCCGGCGCGAAGCTGGAGACCCAGGAAGCCTTCTTCGTCAAGCACGCCGCGCCCGCCATTGAGCGGATTATCACCGCGCCGGGGAACACCTTCGACCCGAAAAAGCAAACGCTCAAGGAACTGATCTACCCCGGGCACATGGGGCGGAAATTCCAGGTTATGTCCGTCTGTAAACCGGACGCTTGA
- a CDS encoding type IV pilus modification PilV family protein — MHRGRHPKSPSKHPGFSLVEVMIGMSILVIVAAATTSAVFVSRMLAESSIYQNTSFTVAQGYVEQIKSIEYVLLTNALDNYESHKGTVGGWDVLSSDAYQTNSIAEKVMLDTRSIDSSESGVASETEFETRAPLYIGAWVERNVLIDIRNPGENNQHELLMPMRFKVEMTNLSDTTENVDALEITLLYSYQTNIRGDKHWYDGELRFVRCNAPTF; from the coding sequence ATGCACCGAGGCCGTCACCCCAAATCCCCCTCTAAGCACCCGGGTTTCTCCCTGGTGGAGGTGATGATTGGCATGTCAATTCTGGTCATCGTGGCGGCGGCCACCACCTCAGCGGTTTTTGTCAGCCGCATGCTGGCCGAGAGCAGTATTTATCAGAACACCTCTTTCACGGTCGCGCAGGGTTATGTCGAGCAGATCAAGAGTATCGAATACGTGCTGCTGACCAATGCGCTCGACAACTACGAAAGCCACAAGGGCACCGTCGGCGGCTGGGATGTCCTCAGCAGCGACGCCTACCAGACCAACAGCATCGCCGAAAAAGTCATGCTCGACACGCGCAGCATTGATTCCTCCGAATCCGGCGTGGCTTCCGAGACTGAGTTCGAGACCCGCGCCCCACTCTACATCGGGGCCTGGGTCGAGCGCAACGTCCTCATAGACATCCGTAACCCCGGCGAAAACAACCAACACGAACTGCTGATGCCGATGCGCTTCAAGGTCGAGATGACCAACCTCTCCGACACGACGGAAAACGTCGATGCGCTCGAAATCACACTGCTGTACTCCTACCAGACCAATATCCGCGGCGACAAACATTGGTATGACGGCGAACTGCGCTTCGTCCGCTGCAACGCCCCCACCTTCTGA
- a CDS encoding redoxin domain-containing protein produces the protein MALAKGSKAPDFTLNTKTADGLKEVTLSDNFGKKKTVLLFFPFAFTSVCQNEMCSISAGMDEYEKLDAAVYGISVDSPFAQEGWAKANKISVTLLSDFNKEVATAYDVLYSDLLGLKGVAKRSAFVVDKDGTVTFSWSSEDPHDLPPFDEVKAALK, from the coding sequence ATGGCTCTTGCGAAAGGCTCTAAAGCTCCTGACTTCACTCTGAACACGAAGACGGCCGACGGCCTGAAGGAAGTTACTCTCAGCGACAACTTCGGCAAGAAAAAGACCGTGCTGCTCTTTTTCCCCTTCGCCTTCACCAGCGTCTGCCAAAACGAGATGTGCAGCATCTCCGCCGGGATGGACGAGTACGAAAAGCTCGACGCCGCCGTGTACGGTATCAGCGTGGACAGCCCGTTCGCGCAGGAGGGCTGGGCCAAGGCGAACAAGATCAGCGTCACCCTGCTGAGCGACTTTAACAAGGAAGTCGCCACCGCCTATGACGTGCTCTATTCCGACCTGCTCGGGCTCAAGGGCGTGGCCAAGCGCTCGGCCTTCGTGGTGGACAAGGACGGCACCGTCACCTTTAGCTGGTCCAGCGAAGACCCGCACGATTTACCTCCCTTCGACGAGGTCAAGGCCGCCCTGAAATAA
- the trpB gene encoding tryptophan synthase subunit beta — protein MAQNSAPETLDRTSLPDTGGHFGDYGGMYVPETLMTALFELTEAYRQAKNDPAFQADLDYFLRQYAGRPTELYFAERLTESCGGAKIYLKREDGLHTGAHKVNNCIGQALLARRMGKKRIIAETGAGQHGVATAAVCARFGLECVIYMGAEDMRRQALNVFRMRLMGAEVRSVESGQKTLKDAVNEAMRDWVASVGDTHYILGSALGSHPFPMMVRDFHKVIGEEVRRQILEAEGRLPDELCACVGGGSNCIGLFYEFLEDLDVRLVGVEAGGHGIKPGQHAARFEGGRVGILQGSKTYILQNDDGQINLTHSVSAGLDYAAIGPEHAFYRDRGRIHYGYATDEEVMKAFETLSRTEGIIPALESTHAVAYALKRAPQMSPDQILVVNLSGRGDKDVQEVMRLMEEKA, from the coding sequence ATGGCCCAGAATTCAGCACCCGAAACCCTTGATCGTACCTCGTTGCCGGATACCGGCGGCCACTTTGGCGACTACGGCGGCATGTACGTGCCCGAGACGCTCATGACCGCGCTCTTCGAGCTGACTGAGGCTTACAGGCAGGCGAAAAACGACCCCGCCTTTCAGGCCGATCTGGACTATTTCCTGCGACAGTATGCCGGCCGCCCGACCGAACTCTACTTCGCCGAGCGCCTGACCGAGAGCTGCGGCGGGGCAAAGATCTACCTCAAGCGCGAGGACGGGCTGCACACGGGGGCACACAAGGTCAACAACTGTATCGGCCAGGCGCTGCTTGCCCGCCGCATGGGCAAGAAGCGCATCATCGCCGAGACCGGGGCCGGGCAGCACGGCGTGGCCACGGCGGCGGTCTGTGCACGCTTTGGGCTGGAGTGCGTGATTTACATGGGCGCGGAGGACATGCGCCGTCAGGCTCTCAATGTCTTTCGCATGCGCCTGATGGGGGCCGAAGTCCGCTCGGTCGAGTCCGGCCAGAAGACGCTCAAGGACGCCGTCAACGAGGCCATGCGTGACTGGGTGGCCAGCGTCGGTGACACCCACTACATTCTGGGCTCGGCTCTCGGTTCGCACCCCTTTCCGATGATGGTGCGCGACTTTCACAAGGTGATTGGCGAGGAAGTGCGTCGCCAGATACTGGAGGCCGAAGGCCGCCTGCCGGATGAGCTTTGCGCCTGCGTCGGTGGCGGGAGCAATTGCATCGGGCTATTTTACGAGTTCCTGGAAGACCTCGACGTGCGCCTGGTCGGCGTGGAAGCCGGTGGCCACGGGATCAAGCCCGGCCAGCACGCGGCTCGTTTCGAGGGCGGGCGCGTCGGCATTCTGCAAGGCAGCAAGACCTATATCCTGCAAAACGACGACGGCCAGATCAACCTGACCCATTCGGTTTCCGCCGGGTTGGACTATGCGGCCATCGGTCCCGAGCACGCCTTCTACCGGGATCGCGGACGCATCCACTACGGCTATGCCACGGATGAAGAAGTCATGAAGGCCTTTGAAACGCTCAGCCGCACGGAGGGGATCATCCCCGCGCTGGAGAGCACCCACGCCGTCGCCTACGCTCTCAAGCGCGCTCCGCAAATGTCGCCGGACCAGATTCTCGTCGTGAACCTCTCCGGACGCGGCGACAAGGATGTGCAGGAAGTCATGCGCCTGATGGAAGAGAAGGCATAG
- a CDS encoding YicC/YloC family endoribonuclease codes for MQSMTGFGRGEARSEHVEITVEVSSVNRKSLEVGVSLPREWQSLERDVNEAVRGVALRGKVSVYVQVRKVGHGAGLDWDDEKVLATVRRLESFAHEHGMTIAPDGDLLLRVINSLDTGSTLPEAEVAQPLVMGALKQALEGFAAMRASEGEALKKDLLERLAFLEGQVVKMRETVADAVPTYREQLFARLQKAGLELELDDERVLKEIALFADRADIAEELTRLSSHLEQFKSTLDEDGAIGRKMDFLCQEIHREVNTSGSKANQLELTRLVIDCKNELERIREQAQNIE; via the coding sequence ATGCAGTCGATGACCGGATTCGGGCGCGGAGAAGCGCGCAGTGAGCACGTGGAGATCACCGTGGAGGTGTCCTCCGTCAACCGCAAGTCGCTCGAAGTCGGCGTCTCGCTGCCGCGCGAATGGCAGTCGCTGGAACGGGATGTGAACGAAGCCGTGCGCGGCGTTGCGCTGCGGGGCAAGGTCTCGGTCTATGTGCAGGTGCGCAAGGTCGGGCACGGAGCCGGGCTGGATTGGGACGACGAAAAAGTCCTCGCCACTGTGCGGCGGCTGGAGTCCTTTGCCCACGAGCACGGCATGACCATCGCCCCGGACGGTGACCTGCTCCTGCGCGTGATCAACAGTCTCGACACCGGCTCCACGCTGCCAGAGGCCGAGGTGGCCCAGCCGCTCGTGATGGGGGCGCTCAAGCAGGCGCTCGAAGGTTTTGCCGCCATGCGCGCGAGTGAGGGCGAGGCGTTGAAAAAGGACCTGCTGGAGCGTCTGGCGTTCCTCGAAGGGCAGGTGGTCAAGATGCGCGAAACGGTGGCCGATGCCGTCCCCACCTATCGCGAGCAGCTTTTCGCCCGCTTGCAGAAGGCCGGGCTTGAACTCGAACTCGACGACGAGCGCGTGCTCAAGGAGATCGCGCTTTTTGCCGACCGGGCGGACATCGCCGAGGAGTTGACCCGCCTCTCCAGTCACCTGGAGCAGTTTAAGTCCACACTGGATGAAGACGGCGCCATCGGGCGGAAGATGGACTTTCTCTGCCAGGAAATCCACCGCGAGGTCAACACCTCCGGCAGCAAGGCCAACCAGCTTGAACTGACCCGTCTCGTGATCGACTGCAAGAACGAGCTGGAGCGTATTCGCGAGCAGGCTCAGAACATCGAGTAA